GTAATTAATTGGTAGTTAAcggcgattttttttttttgcattctaGCGGGTTTAAAACACCATTCTCAACTTGTATAAAATGGTCAACCCTAAATTACCCCTCATTACTATGTTGAAACGCTGCCACTGCGATCTCCTCTGTCACGATCTCTCCTCCGACGACAATTCTTTCCAGCAACGACCTCTTCTTGCAACGTCTTCTCCAATGGCGATCTTCTCCAGTGGCGATATTCTCTTGCGACGATCTCCTCCTGCCAGTGACGTCTCCTCCAGCGATGGTCTCCTCCGGCAACGTCTCCTCCAGCGGCGTCTCCTCCAGCAGCGACCTCCTTCTGCGACGTCTTCTCCAGTGATGGTCTCCTTCGGCGACGGCTCCTCCTGTGACTTCTCTTGCGATGTCTCTTCCAGCGGCTTCTCCTCCAGCGATGATCTCCTCCTGCGGTATTCTCCTAGTCCGACAATCTCGTCCATCGAGCTACTGAGCTGCGAATTTCTCTTCTGGCAGACTCACGAGTAAGTTGTTCTCCCTCTTTTCCTTTGTTCTCTTGAAAATATTTCATTCTAATCGATGGTCTTAGGCTTGCCTTAGATTAGATgaacaaatttaattaaattggtttAAATCTCAGCATAGTAGTCAAAatgtttcttgttctttattctcAGCATGTATGTCCTCTATTTTGTTGTTCAATTTCTATAAAAGAAAAGAGGAAAACACTCTAGAAATTGATTGAAAGAGATTGATGGTAAAACCAAACACAATTTCAACTATTTCAAAATGGTCTATAACTAAATTATTTCATCATCATCTCTTCATTATTGCTGTTTTAATGTGGCTCTACTAGTGTCAGATgagttaaaacttaaaaaaatgattaattaattagattGTTGGATTTATGTGTTCTGTGTCAAATATGTGACACTTTCTACCTTTGGGAATGGGAGAAATTAGAAGTTGCTGAATTAACAATTATCATACTTGCAGAactttaaaaactattttagGATTTCTATGACAACTTGGAATGGTGGAAGTCTCTTTGGATTATATTTGGCcacctttaaattttaatttatttatttttggataTGAAGAAGTCTGCAAATTGATCCATGCAAAGAGaccagaagaagaaaaagaaagaaatagtaGTTTGTTGAGAAACTTAATTCCTGCTTAGATTTATTACCTGCGCATGATTTGTTTTCTAAACAATAAAAGGTAGATCATAACATAGAGATTatatatgtattattattattattattattattattattattattattattattaagaaatGATATGCCTGCTGGCTGCTGCTAATGAACTTTGAAAGCTAATGGTGCTCGTGTCTATTGTAGCACTGATAATGATAGTGTTATAACAACTATGCTGGCTATACGGATAAAAGACTTATAGCActagttttaatttttaaaaattttggttttAGATAATAGAAAAATTTTGGTTTTAGATAATATAAAAGACTTATAGCACTAATATTATTATCTTTTAACTTGTGTATTTCCGTTTATCAACTTTTGAATTTCTTATGCCATGATAAACTAATTATTGTCTAGTGTGCATTACTCTTGATGGATTGGTAAGGTATTGACTGTGCGTTAAATGTCCATTAAGTGTCTTTCCTTTGCTGCTTCTTTTAACTTGTATATTTTCCTTGATTAACTttgttttatattattattattattattatctataGGCTGAAACCGATAAAGAAGCAGGAGATAATAAAGGAGTCTCAGATAAGTagatttttccaaaaaaaatttcTCCAAATGTTCTGGATATCACACTTGTTGATCTTCCAGGCATAACAAAGGTTCTTGTTGGTGACCAGCCATCTGATATCGAAGCCCGAATCAGAACAATGATCATGTCATATATCAAAGTTCTCTCCTGTCTCATTCTAGCTGTCACACCAGCTAATTCGGATTTGGCTAATTTAGATGCTCTTCAGATGGCGGGAATTGCTGATCCGGATGGTGTGCTTTTGCTTCCTAATGCCTTAAGCTCTATTCTTTTCACATTTCTGTGATTGCTTTAAACTATTTATTGTTCTGTTGCAGGAAATAGAACGATTGGTGTAATCACAAAGGTCCAGTATACTCTTCCAACATACATTTGTGAAATATATAATGTTATTTCCAAGTTCTAACAAGCTTAGGCGCTCGTATGGCCTGTCCTGCAGTTAGATATCATGGACAGGGGTACTGATGCCCGGAATCTGTTACTAGGAAAAGTTGTTCCTCTTCGACTTGGTTATGTGGGTGTTGTAAATCGTTGTCAGGAGGGGCACTTGCCATTGCTCGTGCCAATAAATTGGTCATACTTGAGAATTCTGCCTTTTATGTAGCATGGTAATTATATTaatttccccttttttttttgaaaaaaaatcacatatatatttaatattttctaTTGTTTATTGATGAACTTCTATCATCTAGCCCTGAAGCTTGTGCTGCAATATTGTGGAAATCTTCCAAAGCTGCTCTTAAGGTAATGAATTTAAATCAGTTCTGACTTTTGGCTTACTTTGAATATCTGAGCAATTTTATAGCGACTTTAGTTAGTTTTGTATAGGCTGCTGAAAAGCCAATaattatggtgcacgaaattgtgatgtccaggctcaaactattcctggcacgtgagcaacttggtacgcgtaatcgtgattacacattcataatttggcacaacttcgatacaactaaccagcaagtgcactgggtcgtccaagtaataccttacgtgagtaagggtcgaatcccacggagattgttggtatgaagcaagctatggtcaccttgtaaatctcagtcaggcagatataaagtgataatggtgttttcgaatattatataataaaatagggatagagatacttatgtaattcattggtaggaatttcaaataagcgaatggagatgcttttcgttcctctgaacatctgctttcctgctatcttcatccaatcagtcttactcctttccatggctggctttatgcaagggcatcaccattgtcagtggctacatcccctcctctcagtgaataatatgctcacgcaccctgtcacggcacgactattcatctgtcgattctcgatcatgctggaataggattcacccgccttttgcgtctgtcactaacgcccaacaatcgcgagtttgaagctcgtcacagtcattcaatcatagaatcctactcaaaataccacagacaaggtttagaccttccggattctcttgaatgccgccatcattctagcttacgccacgNNNNNNNNNNNNNNNNNNNNNNNNNNNNNNNNNNNNNNNNNNNNNNNNNNNNNNNNNNNNNNNNNNNNNNNNNNNNNNNNNNNNNNNNNNNNNNNNNNNNNNNNNNNNNNNNNNNNNNNNNNNNNNNNNNNNNNNNNNNNNNNNNNNNNNNNNNNNNNNNNNNNNNNNNNNNNNNNNNNNNNNNNNNNNNNNNNNNNNNNNNNNNNNNNNNNNNNNNNNNNNNNNNNNNNNNNNNNNNNNNNNNNNNNNNNNNNNNNNNNNNNNNNNNNNNNNNNNNNNNNNNNNNNNNNNNNNNNNNNNNNNNNNNNNNNNNNNNNNNNNNNNNNNNNNNNNNNNNNNNNNNNNNNNNNNNNNNNNNNNNNNNNNNNNNNNNNNNNNNNNNNNNNNNNNNNNNNNNNNNNNNNNNNNNNNNNNNNNNNNNNNNNNNNNNNNNNNNNNNNNNNNNNNNNNNNNNNNNNNNNNNNNNNNNNNNNNNNNNNNNNNNNNNNNNNNNNNNNNNNNNNNNNNNNNNNNNNNNNNNNNNNNNNNNNNNNNNNNNNNNNNNNNNNNNNNNNNNNNNNNNNNNNNNNNNNNNNNNNNNNNNNNNNNNNNNNNNNNNNNNNNNNNNNNNNNNNNNNNNNNNNNNNNNNNNNNNNNNNNNNNNNNNNNNNNNNNNNNNNNNNNNNNNNNNNNNNNNNNNNNNNNNNNNNNNNNNNNNNNNNNNNNNNNNNNNNNNNNNNNNNNNNNNNNNNNNNNNNNNNNNNNNNNNNNNNNNNNNNNNNNNNNNNNNNNNNNNNNNNNNNNNNNNNNNNNNNNNNNNNNNNNNNNNNNNNNNNNNNNNNNNNNNNNNNNNNNNNNNNNNNNNNNNNNNNNNNNNNNNNNNNNNNNNNNNNNNNNNNNNNNNNNNNNNNNNNNNNNNNNNNNNNNNNNNNNNNNNNNNNNNNNNNNNNNNNNNNNNNNNNNNNNNNNNNNNNNNNNNNNNNNNNNNNNNNNNNNNNNNNNNNNNNNNNNNNNNNNNNNNNNNNNNNNNNNNNNNNNNNNNNNNNNNNNNNNNNNNNNNNNNNNNNNNNNNNNNNNNNNNNNNNNNNNNNNNNNNNNNNNNNNNNNNNNNNNNNNNNNcac
The DNA window shown above is from Arachis ipaensis cultivar K30076 chromosome B08, Araip1.1, whole genome shotgun sequence and carries:
- the LOC107612399 gene encoding dynamin-related protein 3A-like, whose amino-acid sequence is MIMSYIKVLSCLILAVTPANSDLANLDALQMAGIADPDGNRTIGVITKLDIMDRGTDARNLLLGKVVPLRLGYVGVVNRCQEGHLPLLVPINCPEACAAILWKSSKAALKVMNLNQF